In the genome of Carassius gibelio isolate Cgi1373 ecotype wild population from Czech Republic chromosome A25, carGib1.2-hapl.c, whole genome shotgun sequence, the window CATTTCTTTAACGGAAGCATGCCGAGACATTAACCAGACACTATTATGCCTCTAATGCCACTTCCAAAgactaatttatttatatttatttattaaatcaagaTAGAATAATAAATGTGCTGAAAAGGGATTTGATTTGGCCTGGAAAGGTCAAACATGTCATGTGACTAATGAGCCCACTCAGACTCTGACATGCTTGCGAGTCAGAATGCAGAAGTAAGCTATCCACTTCTGGGAAAGTGCACGGCAGACCAAAGATTTCACTCAGCATACTGATGGGTAAGCAATCttaattcatcaaaaaaattcaaattccatcatcatttactcagcctcagtTTCTAGCTGaccagtgataaaaaaaaaaacattgacagccaatcagaatccacctgacTTTAAAGAGCTCGACTATTTAAAGCGTCAGACAACAAAACTGCAGCCACCcttgaaataaaaagttattgTGCAATGGTTTGGACTATAGTATTAATTATGAGCTTGTATCACTATACAGTTTTACTGAATGGACAAGACagccaaaaaattatatttcatgtgttttacagaggtaaaaaaaatatttggaacgacatgaggctgagtaaattatgacaatttttattttcaagTGAACTGCCTCTTTAAGCGCCATGTTAAAGAGCAAACATATGCAGCAACTACTCAGAAGGACAGGATAAGCCGTGATGACTATTAAAACATGAGTGTTTCACACATGCAGACACTACGGCAGTATGCAGCGGTCTTTGTGTTAGACGAAGCCATGAAGAGCAGGTCAGTGGCAAAGCAAGCAAAAGGAAGGAAAGCGAGCTTGCAGAGAGCTGACAGGACACCAATGTAGCTGCAAGAACGGGTCTGACCCACTTCTCTGAACTGAAGAATGGATCTGGTGTAAAATCCCACATACCCGCTCATGGCTGCAAAAAGCTGGACGCTCACCTGCTGCCAGCTTGTTGGCCTTGGAAATGTTCCCTGGTTCCACGCAATTGACCAATTCTTTTTTATCGTCCGTCGTGTTTCGTCTCGTCATCGCCAGCTTCCCTTTCCCGCTCTTCGTGTGACTGACATCGctgaaaaacattcaaaaaaggaAATTCATTCATCATAAGTAATAAAGCCTTAAAAAATATCGCATATAAAAAGTTTAGAAATTTTATTCTATGTACTCATTCCCACCTTGTGTTTTCCTGGATGCTCCCGCTTCCGCTTGAGGAAAGGCTGGACTCTGAAGCACAGCGGCGACGAGGCTCTGACAGCCGATTCACAGTTAGCCCTTTCTTTGGCTCAGAAAAGCCATTAGACATGCCTGTAAGTACAAAACAATGTCTATAACATGCCCATGGAGGGAAGGGTACTgtgtttctttaaaagaaaagagaaagccgTTTACCAGTATCCAAGCGTTTAATCGGACATTCATCCTCGTCACCCTGACTGTCTCCACTAGCACTGTGCGTCCTCTTCCTGCGCTGGAGCAGGGTTTCGAGGCGAGGGATGACCACCGACAAGAACGTCTTAGTGCCCAGCTGAGGGCAATCAGTTGAGGATTCACTTGTGTTCGACGGCTTCTGCGGACTCGTGTTCTTTGACTTTCGGAACAGCACAGCTGTTCGGCGGCTGACCATATTCGCTGGTTCAGTAAGAGTGGAGGTAGCAACCATAACGTTATTTTCAGAGGGCATAACGTCAGAGGAGAGACCATTTAGAAGTGAGGTAGAGAACGTCTTCCCGTCAAATTTGACCTTTTTCGGGCACTTTTCAAGGCTGGGCTCCATGGGTTTCAGTGTCGGAGGTTCACAGGGACTGTCTACGTTTTTCAGGAGTGGCAGAGAATCTGAAAGCTCAAGTTTTGGAGGTAACTTGTCACCTGtaatgaaacatttaatatttaatatgaacCCATTTTGAGTTTCACAGCTATTAAAGGAAGATTTGACCAGCTATTAATGAAGAGAATTCtaattgacccccccccccacctcatttaaacctttaaaagaaaaaattaaataatgaaaaaaaaattactgttattgatATCAAGTCAAttgaatatttgtttaaaaattactgactaaaatatatatatcaacaacAATAATTGGTCCCAGAAATTTTGTACGCCATAGCTTATATTGCTAAAATGATGAGTTActgtgagccaaaaaaaaaaaaagaacatttgattCAAAAGACCTGCACCTTCTTCCTCATTGGCTTGTGGTAGAATAAGAGGCGCTTTTTCCTCTTCCTTGGGATTATTCTGCTCCAATGAAGGGGGCTCCATTTTGTGACCCATTTCCATTCGCACATCGCTGATGGTCTTCTTCAGCAGTTTGAGCCTTTTGCTCCGAGAAGGGCATGACTTCATGGCAGTGGTTAAATCCAGCATCTCCAACAGCTTATTCAATTGTTCCTCCTTAGACATGTGCTTGCGATTGGCTGGGTTTAACAGTCTGTCAACTGgaacaaacagaataaaattcATAATGATTCACCAACAAACCAAAATCAGTGATTAGTCTAAAATCTACAGAGAAGAGAAATGTAACACATAGGGGTCTTTACCCTCATCCCAGGTCAATGCTGGAGGTGGCTCTATCTTAGGAGGCTCAGCGAGGTGCATTCCACTGGCAAAGTCAAAGCCTATTCGTTCGGTGTCCCGCCGAGTCTTCCTGAGGATCGCTCCACCGTAATCTCGCATACGCACAGCAGCACGGTAGAAAAAGGTGTCCTTGGCATTGTACTTCATGCAGTTGTTGATAATGAGGTTGAAGTCATCCTCAAACTCATCCAGGTTCTTATACCCATGGGCATCAATACGCTTTCTCATTGTGGAGAAGTCCATAGGGTGCTTGATGTGGTCTAAATAATCAGGAACCTGTACACAAGAGCGAAAATCAAGCATGGAACAAGATTAGGAACTACATGTAGACTAAAACAGTTTGGACACAcctattcattaaatattttccCTAATTTAAGAATAACAGTATAATCATCAAAACTTTGGCAGcactaaaaaaatatgaaaaaaatatcttaagAGTTTTAAAACACTGATGCCAAAGACAAATTCTGACAATGTTGCAAGTGATGCCAACAATGTATAGCAACCCAtatatattgaagaaaaaaaagtcaaagtaaaacaataaaataaaataactggatTTTATATTGCTGTTGCACTAAAGCTAAAACAAATTACTTAAACATATGAATTTGTTTTGAATATGAAACAAttcaaatgcattataaattgaaaatatatataaaatgaatagcgtaactcatttataacatttcaaattcaatatttttacataattgtaTAAAAGTTATTTTCTGAAAACCCctgttttaagctttttttttttcaaatcaagaATCCTTATATTATCAAAAGACAATTTAGAGTTTGAAAAGGCCAGCATGAGCCCCACAGGAATGATACCAATACCTCTTTAACGCTGACTGGCTGGGCAAAGATTTTAGTCTGGTCTTTCTCTTGCAGCTGTTCCAGCACTGCTCGCAGCAGGACAGGGAATGGAGTGAGCTGCATCTCCAAAACCGACTGCTGTAACTTCATCTGCAGAAACCAGACCAAAACATTGGGAGAGGGATTACATTAACCTGATCTTAAACACACCTTTCTTGTAGCTCCATACATTAGGGATTACATAAGTACCAGTACTTTGATACCAAgttgatattaatatttatacataaatagcttaaaattaataaaataatttttatcccTTGCACCTGACATCACATCATATGACGATGACCATCATACCTCCTCTCTCTTTAGCTTCTCTCTCTTGCGGATGAGCTCCAGTAGCAAGCGAGCACGCTCCAGGTCATGCCGTAAACGATGCCAGTCCTTTAACTGCTCTTTCAGAGCTTGACGGTCATCAACGCGTGGTGCCTGTCATTCAAAAAACCAATCCTTGCTCAAAATTCATACGCATAAGAATTGGACTCTCAATCACTGCAGACTGAGAAAGTCTAACCTGTTCTGGTTCTTTTTGCGTCTGTATGGCAGTCTGCAGGCGCCTTATTAGTGGGACACCATTCCTCGACTGCCTCTTGAGCATCCAGTAACTGAGAACCCGTTCCACAAACATCTTCTTCTTTTGGACAGAAACTTGGTTGAGAATTGTGTTGAAACTGTAAGGACACAGGAGATCACAGAGCGTcaaaaatttttattaataaataaaaacatttaacattcaaaACAACCAAGATACAGAAAATCTTTGCAGAATAAGGTTTCACCTACCTTTTAGGTGTAATACTAGGCCCAGAAACCGTGGGAACCACTGTGATGGGCTCCGATTCAagcttttttttgttcttcttatGGCATCCCTTTGCTCTATCCCTGTGAGCAGCCTTCTGACATAAACCGTTCTTGGGTTTGGAGTCCTCATATATAGTAAGGGGTCTCCTCACACAGCCATTAGGTGTATGAGAGCAACAGTATGCCGTTTTCTTCACAGAGAACGTAGTAGCTTCTGATTCAGTGACCTCTTTGATGGGCTCCATCTTCATGTAGAGACCAGCTTTCTGAGCGCAGCTTACATGGAAAGCTGTGTAACAGTTGGCTTTGCTGCACTGAATGCAGGCGCCCACTCCTTTCTTCTTGCACAGGTAACAGGTGAGTTTCCAGCGAGCTGGAGGAATGTTTGCCACACCATCAATGGGTTCAATGAAAACCGTATTGGTAAAACCCACTTCGGGGACCCAGATGGCACAGACCACGTGCCCCCAGCGATCATCATCCGTCCTCTTAAGCGCTCCACCTTTATTCGGACAAAATATGCACTCGGCGAGCTGGGAGGGAGAATTTAAGCAGTGCCGGCAAAGCCAGCGGCCCTCCGGGATATGGGGGACGCCGTAACACTCCTGATGCACGGCGAGATCGCACATGTCACAGAACAAAATCGCATTACTGTTCTGGCACTCGCCATCCATGCAGATGCAGCACACCGCATCCTCGTCGATAAGTGGCTGGGGGTCTCCTTGGCCCTGGCTTTCAAAGAAAGACTCCTTCTCGAAGCGGTCCATGAGAAACTCGAAGAGGTTCTGAGAGACCTGGCTGTAGCCGTCGCTCTTCCTCTTCTCGTTGATCAACTCGAGCCATGCATAGTCTTCCTCATCCATGTCGTATTCCACCTCCTCGTCGAGCTCGTCCAGTGTCTTCTCCACATAGTTGTAGTACGCTGACGGCCTCCGTGGCACAGCCGGGAGATTGTACTCAACCGTTCTGATCTTTGGCTCTGGTAGCCTGCCCTGAGCTGGCGAACCCTGCACAGTCGTCAATGCGGCGCTCTTCTTCTGCTGGTTGTTTTTAAGCCGCACTGAGCGCACGAGAACCTGCTGCGGCTTCTCCGTGTTCTCCTTGTTGCTGGTGCACTCGCTGATCTCCTGAGCTAAAGGGTCATCGCTGTCGATGACATCCATTTTGTCATAAATGCTGAGCCGGTGCACAGAGCCGTCGATCTCCAGCTCCACAATACGCTGAGCCTCAGCATATGTCAAGGTCTCGCGGTTACGTGAGGGTTTGATGGGAGAAGGAGGCCTCTGTGGGGTGGCAACACGATTATGTCGAACCTTCTTCCTCATTTTGAGTGCCAGAGAGGAACTGAAGTAAAAGAAAAGCACACATCAACTGATGCAAAGCCACAATATGTACACAGATCATATGTCATTTCGGGATCGAAATACAAACACAGAtgctataaaaataatacagCAACACTGTAAACATCCATTTACACCAGGACTGTCGACTACAAAGTTAACAATAACATTCACAACAACAGACATCAACATCCTGTTTATTACACTCGCTTGTTGCATGACTGTGGCTTTAAATGCTGGAGCTTATTAAAGTCTGACAAATTCTGATTGTCTGTCAACATTTATATTGATCAGCTGgaaaaatcattctaaaaatgTTGTTACTGTCAAGGTCTGTTCAAACCAAGGACGACAACTAAGTTTTTATAATACTTCTTTGAGAATACTGAAGTCCACACCCAAACCATGACAAAAAAGACAGAGAGGAACTTTCAGTACTTCTGAAACTAGCTAGCTGACGAACGATAAAACACTGACATCCAACCAGAATCGGACCGACTTTAAAGGTACCCTGAAGTGTCTTGAAACACGCAGCATTATTCTATGTGGTGACaatttcaactgaaacaggaaaAGAGGGCGGGGCTGCTATATGTctttttaaaatagctttttgttTATATCTGCTCGGGCCAGAGCTGTTGACCTTGGTAAATCCACATTTGACAGCCACAGTCTAATAGATTACACCCTAGATTTATTATGAAACTCTTAGTAATAAAGAATAGTGATCATAATCATGCTGAGGCTATGTACAGTAGTTGTAATAGTTTTTGGGATGTAAACGATTCATCTATGATTGGTTAATTGTCGATAAAAAATGCAATCAattaaggctgtcgatggtcggttaactgATTTAATGTTGGGCTGCATGCGGCTCATGAGCACATATATGAgcataaatgtacaaattaagcttttaatgtgatttaaactttaaaagtacattaaaatagaaacaaaaaagtttttcaacatgaaaagcaatagaaatgtagtaactgagtcatttcatcagataactgcgcTCTGCGGGACACAGGACAGATagactattcattcctacaacttgttaattcgttGCTACGACTTAATTTGTGGCAATTGtcaatgtttcatttattatgt includes:
- the LOC127947267 gene encoding bromodomain-containing protein 1 isoform X1, producing MRKKVRHNRVATPQRPPSPIKPSRNRETLTYAEAQRIVELEIDGSVHRLSIYDKMDVIDSDDPLAQEISECTSNKENTEKPQQVLVRSVRLKNNQQKKSAALTTVQGSPAQGRLPEPKIRTVEYNLPAVPRRPSAYYNYVEKTLDELDEEVEYDMDEEDYAWLELINEKRKSDGYSQVSQNLFEFLMDRFEKESFFESQGQGDPQPLIDEDAVCCICMDGECQNSNAILFCDMCDLAVHQECYGVPHIPEGRWLCRHCLNSPSQLAECIFCPNKGGALKRTDDDRWGHVVCAIWVPEVGFTNTVFIEPIDGVANIPPARWKLTCYLCKKKGVGACIQCSKANCYTAFHVSCAQKAGLYMKMEPIKEVTESEATTFSVKKTAYCCSHTPNGCVRRPLTIYEDSKPKNGLCQKAAHRDRAKGCHKKNKKKLESEPITVVPTVSGPSITPKSFNTILNQVSVQKKKMFVERVLSYWMLKRQSRNGVPLIRRLQTAIQTQKEPEQAPRVDDRQALKEQLKDWHRLRHDLERARLLLELIRKREKLKREEMKLQQSVLEMQLTPFPVLLRAVLEQLQEKDQTKIFAQPVSVKEVPDYLDHIKHPMDFSTMRKRIDAHGYKNLDEFEDDFNLIINNCMKYNAKDTFFYRAAVRMRDYGGAILRKTRRDTERIGFDFASGMHLAEPPKIEPPPALTWDEVDRLLNPANRKHMSKEEQLNKLLEMLDLTTAMKSCPSRSKRLKLLKKTISDVRMEMGHKMEPPSLEQNNPKEEEKAPLILPQANEEEGDKLPPKLELSDSLPLLKNVDSPCEPPTLKPMEPSLEKCPKKVKFDGKTFSTSLLNGLSSDVMPSENNVMVATSTLTEPANMVSRRTAVLFRKSKNTSPQKPSNTSESSTDCPQLGTKTFLSVVIPRLETLLQRRKRTHSASGDSQGDEDECPIKRLDTGMSNGFSEPKKGLTVNRLSEPRRRCASESSLSSSGSGSIQENTSDVSHTKSGKGKLAMTRRNTTDDKKELVNCVEPGNISKANKLAAEIDSSNIWMPANTTPLNLEPLKLVWAKLSGYPSYPALIIDPQMSRAGCHLNDEYIPTPPRDVLRVGELMQFRSKEKLFLVRFFDSRRNWQWLPKSKMVPFGIDKTLDRSKMLEGRTSGIRKAVQSAFNRAMNHLSLVQDLGAGD
- the LOC127947267 gene encoding bromodomain-containing protein 1 isoform X2, whose product is MRKKVRHNRVATPQRPPSPIKPSRNRETLTYAEAQRIVELEIDGSVHRLSIYDKMDVIDSDDPLAQEISECTSNKENTEKPQQVLVRSVRLKNNQQKKSAALTTVQGSPAQGRLPEPKIRTVEYNLPAVPRRPSAYYNYVEKTLDELDEEVEYDMDEEDYAWLELINEKRKSDGYSQVSQNLFEFLMDRFEKESFFESQGQGDPQPLIDEDAVCCICMDGECQNSNAILFCDMCDLAVHQECYGVPHIPEGRWLCRHCLNSPSQLAECIFCPNKGGALKRTDDDRWGHVVCAIWVPEVGFTNTVFIEPIDGVANIPPARWKLTCYLCKKKGVGACIQCSKANCYTAFHVSCAQKAGLYMKMEPIKEVTESEATTFSVKKTAYCCSHTPNGCVRRPLTIYEDSKPKNGLCQKAAHRDRAKGCHKKNKKKLESEPITVVPTVSGPSITPKSFNTILNQVSVQKKKMFVERVLSYWMLKRQSRNGVPLIRRLQTAIQTQKEPEQAPRVDDRQALKEQLKDWHRLRHDLERARLLLELIRKREKLKREEMKLQQSVLEMQLTPFPVLLRAVLEQLQEKDQTKIFAQPVSVKEVPDYLDHIKHPMDFSTMRKRIDAHGYKNLDEFEDDFNLIINNCMKYNAKDTFFYRAAVRMRDYGGAILRKTRRDTERIGFDFASGMHLAEPPKIEPPPALTWDEVDRLLNPANRKHMSKEEQLNKLLEMLDLTTAMKSCPSRSKRLKLLKKTISDVRMEMGHKMEPPSLEQNNPKEEEKAPLILPQANEEEGDKLPPKLELSDSLPLLKNVDSPCEPPTLKPMEPSLEKCPKKVKFDGKTFSTSLLNGLSSDVMPSENNVMVATSTLTEPANMVSRRTAVLFRKSKNTSPQKPSNTSESSTDCPQLGTKTFLSVVIPRLETLLQRRKRTHSASGDSQGDEDECPIKRLDTGMSNGFSEPKKGLTVNRLSEPRRRCASESSLSSSGSGSIQENTSDVSHTKSGKGKLAMTRRNTTDDKKELVNCVEPGNISKANKLAADHRSSDVSSGMPSQRRVHSHPSTGRAPGRRADAVQVQGETLPRPLLRQQTQLTPMGHQKVLTDTQGTPKGNGFLNPRWYRSESTRP
- the LOC127947267 gene encoding bromodomain-containing protein 1 isoform X3 is translated as MRKKVRHNRVATPQRPPSPIKPSRNRETLTYAEAQRIVELEIDGSVHRLSIYDKMDVIDSDDPLAQEISECTSNKENTEKPQQVLVRSVRLKNNQQKKSAALTTVQGSPAQGRLPEPKIRTVEYNLPAVPRRPSAYYNYVEKTLDELDEEVEYDMDEEDYAWLELINEKRKSDGYSQVSQNLFEFLMDRFEKESFFESQGQGDPQPLIDEDAVCCICMDGECQNSNAILFCDMCDLAVHQECYGVPHIPEGRWLCRHCLNSPSQLAECIFCPNKGGALKRTDDDRWGHVVCAIWVPEVGFTNTVFIEPIDGVANIPPARWKLTCYLCKKKGVGACIQCSKANCYTAFHVSCAQKAGLYMKMEPIKEVTESEATTFSVKKTAYCCSHTPNGCVRRPLTIYEDSKPKNGLCQKAAHRDRAKGCHKKNKKKLESEPITVVPTVSGPSITPKSFNTILNQVSVQKKKMFVERVLSYWMLKRQSRNGVPLIRRLQTAIQTQKEPEQAPRVDDRQALKEQLKDWHRLRHDLERARLLLELIRKREKLKREEMKLQQSVLEMQLTPFPVLLRAVLEQLQEKDQTKIFAQPVSVKEVPDYLDHIKHPMDFSTMRKRIDAHGYKNLDEFEDDFNLIINNCMKYNAKDTFFYRAAVRMRDYGGAILRKTRRDTERIGFDFASGMHLAEPPKIEPPPALTWDEVDRLLNPANRKHMSKEEQLNKLLEMLDLTTAMKSCPSRSKRLKLLKKTISDVRMEMGHKMEPPSLEQNNPKEEEKAPLILPQANEEEGDKLPPKLELSDSLPLLKNVDSPCEPPTLKPMEPSLEKCPKKVKFDGKTFSTSLLNGLSSDVMPSENNVMVATSTLTEPANMVSRRTAVLFRKSKNTSPQKPSNTSESSTDCPQLGTKTFLSVVIPRLETLLQRRKRTHSASGDSQGDEDECPIKRLDTGMSNGFSEPKKGLTVNRLSEPRRRCASESSLSSSGSGSIQENTSDVSHTKSGKGKLAMTRRNTTDDKKELVNCVEPGNISKANKLAADHRSSDVSSGMPSQRRVHSHPSTGRAPGRRADAVQVQGETLPRPLLRQQTQLAMAS